One window from the genome of Glycine soja cultivar W05 chromosome 12, ASM419377v2, whole genome shotgun sequence encodes:
- the LOC114378850 gene encoding uncharacterized protein LOC114378850 — protein sequence MVVTEYAARFKNLVKYFPHYQGEAREMTKCVKFINGLGLEVKMMVNCHDIHNFAQLNNMCRVFDEYQREKDAFYRNANAGHRKEKNHRTDGFQPTSRGFQLGGGSSHPASRVPQPIHRGCGGGASTRVATPSRCAKCGKVGHFAREYPNSDVTCFNYRGKGHISTSCPHPRREKSSRSLNNQSGRPRTMRRMFALSGVDVAQFDDLIQGDIFLSANQVEASLREDAHVYMILASMSAETKTL from the exons ATGGTGGTGACAGAGTATGCAGCTAGGTTTAAGAACCTAGTCAAGTATTTTCCTCATTATCAAGGGGAAGCTAGGGAGATGACCAAATGTGTGAAGTTTATCAATGGCCTGGGACTAGAAGTGAAGATGATGGTGAACTGCCATGATATCCATAACTTTGCACAACTGAACAACATGTGCAGAGTGTTTGACGAGTATCAGCGGGAGAAGGACGCATTCTATAGGAATGCTAATGCCGGTCATAGGAAAGAGAAGAATCAT AGAACCGATGGATTCCAACCCACCAGTAGAGGATTTCAACTAGGTGGTGGGAGTTCTCATCCAGCTAGCAGGGTGCCTCAGCCTATTCATAGAGGTTGTGGGGGTGGTGCTTCGACTAGAGTTGCTACTCCATCTCGATGTGCTAAGTGTGGTAAGGTTGGTCATTTTGCTCGTGAGTACCCAAATAGTGACGTGACTTGTTTCAACTACCGAGGTAAGGGCCATATCAGTACTAGCTGCCCACATCCCAGGAGGGAAAAGAGTAGTAGGAGTCTTAATAACCAAAGTGGACGACCGAGGACAATGAGGAGAATGTTTGCTCTTAGTGGTGTTGATGTCGCACAGTTCGATGATCTCATCCAAG GTGATATATTTTTGTCTGCTAACCAGGTTGAAGCATCTTTGAGAGAGGATGCACATGTATACATGATCTTAGCTAGTATGAGTGCTGAGACCAAAACCCTATGA